From a single Erpetoichthys calabaricus chromosome 1, fErpCal1.3, whole genome shotgun sequence genomic region:
- the si:dkey-182i3.11 gene encoding leucine-rich repeat-containing protein 15 has protein sequence MALFIWILLLSLKCLAACPPKCTCDEFEAVHCQGLSREELIDLATVQENASYWLKHVKSLDVSNNNLTFIDQNIFLTAKVLRKLYLQGNNIFFLPAGPFRALSNLTLLDLSSNNIESLSFGSFDGMESLQTLILSLNQISSLQKGVLEGVPELHTLHLSSNSIFTIEEGVFDNSTNLKKLFLANNRFTNLWEGSFRGAINLEILDLSSNNISAVPVSAFVDVPKLKSLYLFKNELVMVPSGAFTAISSLYILDISNNLLSDVLEGAFQGLTELKRLDLSFNYIKAFSPSAFTDLYNLSVLNLYNNSLTNLSSGVFQNLLALRELHLDDNNLLHVSPDIFSNTPNLLELQMDSNLLLSLPDTLLSQLQQLRFLYLDNNFFSRIPPSFFQQVTNLQELQLHHNKLVSIPHNAFSSLSFLQQLCLSHNSLFELEPTLFHALLHLKELYLNNNDIRNISKTIFQNLTKLQRLHLHDNHISLIEPGIFDGLASLKELDLSYNELLSLDPLIFQNLQSLRKIHLNKNRLLVLPPGIFHSLHLLKKLYLENNHLYQLSSHIFDSLTHLQVLYLNFNDLQMFLNGTLDPLVSLKRIYLGNNPWDCTCPSILYLHHWTQKYASIIKDKVTCFSQMNVLTKYVKQLNIIPSECSGADIILDTNHLKPWFYLISLCSMLLFLFFAS, from the coding sequence ATGGCCTTGTTCATCTGGATACTGCTGCTTAGTTTAAAGTGCCTAGCTGCCTGTCCTCCAAAGTGTACTTGTGATGAATTCGAGGCTGTCCATTGTCAAGGATTGAGTCGAGAGGAGCTGATAGATCTTGCAACAGTTCAAGAAAATGCTTCATATTGGCTAAAACATGTCAAGTCACTTGACGTCTCTAACAACAACCTGACTTTTATtgaccaaaacatttttttgactGCGAAAGTCCTCCGCAAGCTCTACTTGCAAGGTAATAACATCTTTTTCTTGCCTGCAGGTCCCTTCAGGGCTTTGTCTAATTTGACATTGTTAGATTTGAGTAGCAACAATATTGAATCCTTATCTTTTGGATCTTTTGATGGAATGGAGAGCTTACAGACATTAATTCTCAGTTTAAACCAAATCTCTTCTCTGCAAAAAGGAGTCCTTGAAGGAGTCCCAGAACTTCATACTCTTCATCTGAGCAGTAATTCAATTTTTACTATCGAAGAGGGGGTCTTTGACAattcaacaaatttaaaaaaactctttCTTGCCAATAACAGATTTACAAACCTATGGGAAGGGTCCTTCCGAGGTGCAATCAACCTGGAAATCTTAGATCTAAGCTCTAATAATATCAGTGCTGTACCGGTGTCTGCGTTTGTTGATGTTCCTAAGCTAAAGAGCCTATATCTTTTTAAGAACGAGCTTGTTATGGTCCCATCTGGAGCTTTCACTGCTATCAGCTCTCTATACATTTTAGATATTAGTAACAATTTGTTATCTGATGTCCTGGAAGGTGCCTTTCAGGGTCTAACTGAGCTTAAGCGATTAGACCTAAGCTTCAACTATATCAAGGCTTTCTCTCCTTCAGCATTTACTGACTTGTATAACTTGTCTGTGCTCAACTTGTACAACAACAGCCTAACTAACTTGTCATCGGGGGTCTTCCAGAACCTGTTAGCTTTAAGGGAACTGCATCTTGATGACAACAACCTTTTACATGTATCCCCAGATATTTTCAGCAACACACCAAATCTGTTGGAGCTTCAAATGGACAGCAATCTACTTTTGAGTCTTCCTGATACTTTGTTGTCCCAACTTCAGCAACTGAGGTTTCTTTATCTTGATAACAACTTCTTCTCAAGAATACCACCATCCTTTTTTCAGCAAGTCACAAACCTGCAAGAACTTCAGCTCCATCACAATAAATTGGTCTCCATACCCCATAATGCATTCAGCAGCTTGTCATTCCTGCAACAATTATGTCTCAGTCATAACTCTCTCTTTGAACTGGAGCCCACGCTGTTCCATGCACTGTTACACTTAAAGGAGCTTTATTTGAATAACAATGACATCAGAAATATATCGAAAACAATTTTTCAGAATCTTACAAAACTACAAAGACTTCATTTACATGACAACCACATTTCTTTGATTGAGCCTGGGATCTTTGATGGACTTGCTTCCCTGAAGGAACTTGACTTAAGCTACAATGAGCTTTTGAGCTTagatcctctcattttccaaaacTTACAAAGCCTCAGAaagatccaccttaataaaaaccGTCTCTTGGTCTTGCCTCCAGGAATATTTCATTCACTCCACTTGTTAAAGAAACTCTATTTGGAAAACAATCACCTTTACCAACTTTCTTCTCATATATTCGATAGTTTAACTCATCTTCAAGTACTATACCTTAATTTCAATGATctccaaatgtttttaaatggcaCTCTGGATCCCCTGGTGTCCCTGAAGAGGATCTACTTGGGAAACAACCCATGGGACTGTACCTGCCCTTCTATTCTGTATTTACACCATTGGACCCAGAAGTATGCCTCAATCATTAAAGATAAAGTTACATGTTTTTCCCAAATGAACGTTCTGACTAAATATGTGAAACAACTGAATATAATTCCCTCAGAATGCTCAGGAGCTGATATTATACTGGATACAAACCATTTAAAACCTTGGTTTTATTTGATTTCGCTATGCAGTATGTTACTCTTCTTATTTTTTGcaagttaa